One genomic window of Polyangium aurulentum includes the following:
- a CDS encoding penicillin-insensitive murein endopeptidase, giving the protein MQRWLLGLVFLLIPGGCASAAPAGAAGRPAAVRAPAAKVAPAPRPATAAEAADGPEEGDDEPDDEVEDGEEAHDDASAEEAPRTSPLLALSGTELEARYRKDPGSVGPLSLGRPNAGALVNGVQMPKGEKWLLLDPACAWGTQETVDAIARSISKVAAEHPDTPPLPIGHISAKRGGRLSPHVSHQAGRDVDIGYYHNPPKTGFVRATADNLDLERTFALVKALVTETDLELLLIDTSVQRMLVKYGERRGEDEAWLDQVFQVRGKHPRPVIRHARGHGNHLHARFYNPLAQELGKRAQSFLVREKVAPAHVSQPSVTHRARSGDTLAILARRYGTTVEAIQAANGLKTIAIKMGRTYVIPVPKPVTPQKTHGKVPKRRLPPQAAAAPAKSTQGPTN; this is encoded by the coding sequence ATGCAGCGGTGGCTCCTCGGGCTCGTGTTCCTCCTCATCCCCGGCGGCTGCGCCTCGGCCGCGCCCGCAGGCGCCGCAGGCCGCCCCGCCGCGGTCCGGGCCCCCGCGGCCAAGGTCGCTCCCGCTCCGCGCCCAGCGACGGCCGCCGAAGCCGCCGACGGCCCCGAAGAGGGCGACGACGAGCCCGACGACGAGGTCGAGGACGGGGAAGAGGCGCACGACGACGCCTCGGCCGAGGAGGCGCCCCGCACCTCGCCGCTGCTCGCGCTCTCGGGCACCGAGCTGGAGGCCCGCTACCGCAAGGATCCGGGCTCGGTCGGCCCGCTGTCGCTCGGCCGGCCCAACGCCGGCGCGCTCGTGAACGGCGTGCAGATGCCGAAGGGCGAAAAGTGGCTCCTGCTCGACCCGGCCTGCGCCTGGGGCACGCAGGAGACCGTGGACGCGATCGCCCGGAGCATCTCCAAGGTCGCCGCCGAGCACCCGGACACGCCGCCCCTGCCCATCGGCCACATCAGCGCCAAGCGCGGCGGGCGCCTGTCGCCGCACGTCAGCCACCAGGCCGGCCGCGACGTCGACATCGGCTACTACCACAACCCGCCGAAGACCGGCTTCGTGCGCGCGACGGCGGACAACCTCGACCTCGAGCGCACCTTCGCCCTCGTGAAGGCGCTCGTGACCGAGACCGACCTCGAGCTGCTCCTCATCGACACGTCCGTGCAGCGGATGCTCGTGAAGTACGGCGAGCGCCGCGGCGAGGACGAGGCGTGGCTCGACCAGGTCTTCCAGGTGCGCGGCAAGCACCCCCGCCCCGTGATCCGCCACGCGCGCGGGCACGGCAACCACTTACATGCCCGCTTCTATAACCCCCTCGCCCAGGAGCTCGGCAAGCGCGCCCAGAGCTTCCTCGTGCGCGAGAAGGTGGCCCCCGCGCACGTGAGCCAGCCTTCGGTGACGCACCGGGCGAGGAGCGGCGACACGCTCGCGATCCTGGCCCGGCGCTACGGGACGACCGTGGAGGCGATCCAGGCGGCGAACGGCCTGAAGACGATCGCCATCAAGATGGGCCGGACGTACGTGATCCCGGTGCCGAAGCCGGTGACGCCGCAGAAGACGCACGGCAAGGTGCCCAAGCGAAGGCTGCCCCCGCAGGCTGCCGCGGCGCCGGCGAAGTCGACGCAGGGACCGACGAACTAG
- a CDS encoding FG-GAP repeat domain-containing protein, translating to MVSNRTHGRWLIAGGVLALAVSTLAQGSCGGDTSSSGSANTGGAGQGGEAGTLSVGVGQGGFTGTCDPTCDPATQVCSHGVCVPSAACTKDADCKNDTFCDASSKQCLPWEGAKPPNDPACINVIAAGVFSPRVKCEFSQAPAEDPFPGHVDVQGTPIVTNFNKPAAAGPPSIVATFTATVANNYTEDLGVIRVLRGNDCTLEANLGGTDVDGDGVVDWIVSSSTLASGDLDGDGVAEIVAYGADGSTLAFAKKAGTWALLWKRPFEAGIPGGPCNPANHRCPVGWAGPAIYDIDDDGKPEILREGAVLRADGTIASGAPPGYASYSAGLFPVAANLDQDPFIELTNGKFIWEWNAGAWVQDPLFPGASASDPGHVAVADFGAFGGVPATNPEIAVVRSSQVMVYATDGTLVQPPVAVPGAGGGGPPTISDFDGDGLPEVAVAGQAFYTIYDVDCGAAPRPGGTCNLGNCDFLGATCPAGGYILWSRSTQDLSSNVTGSSVFDFEADGSSEVVYGDECFTRVYKGDTGEVLFSQYRSSCTWYENPIIADVDGNFRADLVTPSNKACSPDGTGIPCQTLDANGVDPQFPGVRCQSAADCVSGQCDSGLCRCTETKQCCAAGDDAACLEEGLKCAPPPAGTPGAGSTCRAAHPHGVSGIRVYSDANDKWVRSRTIWNQHSYAVTHVNEDGTIPKTSEWKNNWSDPALNNFRQNVPGNANGNATGDPTAGASQQFACAGSAELSAPICNRGADPIGAGLDVGFYVGQQKVCETKTAEAIPPGECRNVSCTWDMPPTTEGQKVDVNVVPNDKGEYAECKPGNNIGTIFGVFCQPPK from the coding sequence ATGGTTTCGAATCGAACGCACGGGCGGTGGCTCATCGCGGGCGGCGTGCTCGCGCTCGCCGTTTCCACCCTCGCGCAGGGCTCCTGCGGCGGGGACACGTCGAGCTCGGGCAGCGCGAACACGGGAGGGGCAGGGCAGGGCGGCGAGGCGGGCACGCTCAGCGTTGGCGTCGGGCAGGGGGGTTTCACGGGCACGTGCGACCCGACGTGCGATCCGGCCACGCAGGTGTGCTCGCACGGCGTGTGCGTGCCCTCGGCGGCCTGCACCAAGGACGCCGATTGCAAGAACGACACGTTCTGCGACGCGAGCAGCAAGCAGTGCCTGCCCTGGGAGGGCGCCAAGCCTCCGAACGATCCGGCGTGCATCAACGTCATCGCGGCCGGCGTGTTCTCGCCGCGCGTGAAGTGCGAGTTCAGCCAGGCGCCCGCGGAGGACCCGTTCCCGGGCCACGTCGACGTGCAGGGCACGCCCATCGTCACCAACTTCAACAAGCCCGCGGCGGCGGGCCCGCCGAGCATCGTGGCGACGTTCACGGCCACGGTCGCCAACAACTACACCGAGGATCTCGGCGTCATCCGCGTCTTGCGCGGCAACGACTGCACGCTCGAGGCGAACCTCGGCGGCACCGACGTCGACGGCGACGGCGTGGTCGACTGGATCGTCTCCTCGTCGACGCTCGCCTCGGGCGATCTCGACGGCGACGGCGTGGCCGAGATCGTGGCGTACGGCGCCGATGGCTCGACGCTCGCGTTCGCGAAGAAGGCGGGCACGTGGGCGCTCCTGTGGAAGAGGCCCTTCGAGGCCGGGATCCCCGGCGGTCCGTGCAATCCCGCCAATCACCGCTGTCCCGTGGGCTGGGCCGGGCCCGCGATCTACGACATCGACGACGACGGCAAGCCCGAGATCCTGCGCGAGGGCGCGGTCTTGCGGGCCGACGGGACGATCGCGTCCGGCGCGCCGCCGGGCTACGCGAGCTATTCGGCGGGCCTGTTCCCGGTGGCCGCGAACCTCGATCAAGATCCTTTCATCGAGCTCACGAACGGCAAGTTCATCTGGGAGTGGAATGCCGGCGCGTGGGTGCAGGATCCTCTGTTCCCGGGCGCGAGCGCCTCGGACCCCGGCCACGTGGCGGTGGCCGATTTCGGCGCGTTCGGGGGCGTGCCGGCGACGAACCCCGAGATCGCGGTGGTGCGCTCGAGCCAGGTCATGGTCTACGCGACCGACGGCACGCTCGTGCAGCCGCCGGTGGCGGTGCCGGGCGCGGGGGGCGGCGGTCCGCCCACGATCAGCGATTTCGACGGTGACGGGCTGCCCGAGGTCGCGGTGGCCGGGCAGGCGTTCTACACGATCTACGACGTCGATTGCGGCGCGGCGCCGCGGCCGGGCGGGACGTGCAACCTGGGCAATTGCGACTTCCTCGGCGCGACGTGCCCCGCGGGCGGCTACATTCTCTGGTCGCGCTCGACCCAGGATCTGTCCTCGAACGTGACGGGCTCCTCGGTCTTCGATTTCGAGGCCGACGGCTCGAGCGAGGTCGTCTACGGCGACGAGTGCTTCACGCGCGTGTACAAGGGCGATACGGGCGAGGTGCTCTTCAGCCAGTACCGCTCGTCGTGCACGTGGTACGAAAACCCGATCATCGCGGACGTCGACGGCAATTTCCGCGCGGATCTCGTCACGCCCTCCAACAAGGCGTGCTCGCCGGACGGGACGGGCATTCCTTGCCAGACGCTCGACGCGAACGGCGTCGACCCGCAGTTCCCTGGCGTGCGATGCCAGAGCGCGGCCGATTGCGTGTCCGGTCAATGCGACAGCGGCCTGTGCCGCTGCACGGAGACCAAGCAATGCTGCGCGGCGGGCGACGACGCGGCTTGCCTCGAGGAGGGCCTGAAATGCGCGCCGCCTCCCGCGGGCACGCCGGGCGCGGGGAGCACGTGCCGGGCGGCGCACCCGCACGGGGTCTCGGGCATCCGGGTCTATTCGGACGCGAACGACAAATGGGTCCGCTCGCGGACGATCTGGAACCAGCACTCCTATGCCGTGACGCACGTCAACGAGGACGGCACGATCCCGAAGACGAGTGAATGGAAGAACAACTGGAGCGATCCGGCTCTGAACAACTTCCGCCAGAACGTGCCTGGCAACGCGAACGGGAATGCGACGGGCGATCCGACGGCGGGGGCCTCGCAGCAATTCGCGTGCGCCGGCTCGGCCGAGCTATCGGCGCCGATCTGCAACCGCGGCGCCGATCCGATCGGCGCCGGGCTCGACGTGGGCTTCTACGTGGGGCAGCAGAAGGTCTGCGAGACCAAGACGGCCGAGGCGATCCCCCCGGGCGAGTGCCGGAACGTGTCGTGCACCTGGGACATGCCGCCGACCACCGAGGGCCAGAAGGTGGACGTGAACGTGGTCCCGAACGACAAGGGCGAATACGCCGAGTGTAAGCCCGGCAATAACATCGGGACCATCTTCGGCGTGTTCTGCCAGCCGCCGAAGTGA
- a CDS encoding RICIN domain-containing protein, whose product MGTKRMLVKVSVIAMAMGIQAACFAWSGEAAASEIRSAVAPNRCLDVAGGGTALGTDVRIWECNEASAQNWTIRSNGEIRSAVAPNRCLDVAGGGTAWGTDVRIWECNESSAQRWDVRANGEIRSAVAPNRCLDVAGGGTAWGTDVRIWECNESNAQRWSVR is encoded by the coding sequence ATGGGCACGAAGAGAATGCTGGTGAAAGTCTCCGTGATAGCCATGGCCATGGGCATCCAGGCCGCGTGCTTTGCCTGGAGCGGCGAGGCGGCAGCATCGGAGATCCGCAGCGCGGTCGCCCCGAATCGCTGCCTCGATGTCGCGGGCGGGGGGACGGCCTTGGGGACCGACGTGCGGATCTGGGAATGCAACGAGGCCAGTGCGCAGAACTGGACCATCCGATCGAACGGGGAGATCCGCAGCGCGGTCGCCCCGAACCGCTGCCTCGATGTCGCGGGCGGGGGGACAGCCTGGGGGACCGACGTGCGGATCTGGGAGTGCAACGAGAGCAGTGCGCAACGATGGGACGTCAGGGCAAACGGGGAGATCCGCAGCGCGGTCGCCCCGAACCGCTGCCTGGATGTCGCAGGCGGGGGGACAGCCTGGGGGACCGACGTGCGGATCTGGGAATGCAACGAGAGCAATGCGCAGCGCTGGTCGGTTCGGTGA
- a CDS encoding FAD-dependent oxidoreductase has product MLGERPGAQSDPGPQDGHDHRQTLVVIGNGMTSFKLCQKMVEHGALEDINIVVFGEEHRPAYDRVHLTEIFSGRSEDSLLLAPDEWYEDNDIELILGDRVIVVDRERSIVISASGEIVPYNRLVFATGSSPFVPPVEGLKVPASPEEGGGEKLRPGVFLYRTVDDVYDIQAYASGCLRAAVIGGGLLGLEAAKAVYDLGLKVHVVEVAPGLMPRQLDAPAATLLKEKIEELGVKVSVGKKITRIVSGDPTASPDEPTRLAIQFEDGGELVVDMIIVSTGIRPRGELAQAAGLNCLPNGGIVVDDRLQTSDPQIFAVGECAAHAGTTYGLVGPGYQMVDVLVANLLGGDAQFKGADQSAKLKLMGVTVAALGEFDGDTKPLSSALRYTTGGVYRKLVTRQGRLIGAVTVGDWENLDRIREALLSPVPMNFWDMRRFRSSGNLFPKEESKKVTEWAADAVVCGCIRVTRGTLSACIAEGCSTLAALSSKTGAGTVCGSCKPLMAELLGVDERETVVPLAVPGPALSVREQRPAVSRRGPVSRRTAVPPMPGSMRRPSLAGGPLSVRGGGPVAITAIGNPPTPVPAGRRRRSLPIVDMSVALGELSPESMNALAFAPSEEPAPASTRRPPSSRPSAKSSRPPASSWADNPDAPMRVLPPAPPPEDEAEVGLSSDRAPALFDEPARDLEDLQITPLPPPPSFNDELTDAAARGELELENEEDEDDELGDFDRGESSFDFNRIQTRRSWVPPKRLSMLPPKELVVSPAKPGAQRNSMSQPKERGVGTLLGASIAAALLSAAAAALKPIPVPGTIDGRLGLFQILTDNLLKQVTGYVLVALCALSLVLSLRKRIKRFTFLDVPMFRSIHGVIGALTLFGLVAHTGLHLGTQLNFWLAIDFLAVTVLGAVAGVVTAISGRWSAVTARDRRLATSRLHLWLFFPMPVLVLLHVLQVYYY; this is encoded by the coding sequence TTGCTTGGAGAGCGACCTGGGGCTCAATCCGACCCTGGGCCGCAGGACGGGCACGATCATCGCCAGACGCTCGTCGTCATCGGCAATGGAATGACGAGCTTCAAGCTCTGCCAGAAAATGGTGGAGCACGGAGCTCTCGAGGACATCAACATCGTCGTCTTCGGCGAGGAGCACCGCCCCGCCTACGACCGCGTCCACCTCACCGAGATCTTCTCCGGCCGCTCCGAGGACAGCCTCCTGCTCGCGCCGGACGAGTGGTACGAGGACAACGACATCGAGCTCATCCTCGGCGACCGCGTCATCGTCGTCGATCGTGAGCGCAGCATCGTCATCTCGGCCTCGGGTGAGATCGTCCCGTACAACCGCCTCGTCTTCGCGACAGGCTCGTCGCCGTTCGTGCCGCCGGTCGAGGGGCTCAAGGTGCCCGCGTCGCCCGAGGAGGGCGGCGGCGAGAAGCTCAGGCCGGGCGTCTTCCTCTACCGCACCGTCGACGACGTCTACGACATCCAGGCGTACGCGAGCGGCTGCTTGCGCGCGGCGGTCATCGGCGGCGGCTTGCTCGGCCTCGAGGCGGCCAAGGCCGTCTACGATCTCGGCCTCAAGGTGCACGTCGTCGAGGTGGCGCCGGGCCTGATGCCCAGGCAGCTCGACGCGCCCGCCGCGACCCTGCTCAAGGAGAAGATCGAGGAGCTCGGGGTCAAGGTCTCGGTCGGCAAGAAGATCACGCGCATCGTCTCGGGCGACCCGACGGCGTCTCCCGACGAGCCCACGCGCCTCGCGATCCAGTTCGAGGACGGCGGCGAGCTCGTCGTCGACATGATCATCGTCTCGACCGGCATCCGGCCGCGCGGAGAGCTGGCGCAGGCCGCGGGCCTCAACTGCCTGCCGAACGGCGGCATCGTGGTCGACGATCGGCTGCAGACCTCGGACCCGCAGATCTTCGCCGTGGGCGAGTGCGCGGCGCACGCGGGGACCACCTACGGCCTCGTCGGTCCGGGCTACCAGATGGTCGACGTGCTCGTCGCCAACCTGCTCGGCGGCGACGCGCAGTTCAAGGGCGCCGATCAGTCCGCGAAGCTCAAGCTGATGGGCGTCACCGTCGCCGCGCTCGGCGAGTTCGACGGCGACACCAAGCCCCTGTCCTCGGCGCTGCGCTACACGACGGGCGGCGTCTACCGGAAGCTCGTCACGCGCCAGGGGCGCCTCATCGGCGCGGTCACCGTCGGCGACTGGGAGAACCTCGACCGGATCCGCGAAGCGCTGCTCTCGCCCGTGCCCATGAACTTCTGGGACATGCGGCGCTTCCGCTCGTCCGGAAATCTCTTCCCGAAGGAAGAGTCGAAGAAGGTCACCGAGTGGGCCGCGGACGCGGTCGTCTGCGGCTGCATCCGCGTCACGCGCGGCACGCTGAGCGCGTGCATCGCCGAGGGCTGCTCGACGCTCGCGGCCCTGTCGAGCAAGACGGGCGCGGGCACGGTCTGCGGATCGTGCAAGCCCCTGATGGCCGAGCTGCTCGGCGTCGACGAGCGCGAGACGGTCGTGCCCCTCGCCGTCCCCGGGCCTGCGCTGTCGGTGCGCGAGCAGCGCCCCGCGGTCTCCCGGCGCGGCCCCGTCTCGCGACGCACGGCCGTGCCGCCCATGCCCGGCTCCATGCGGCGCCCGAGCCTCGCGGGAGGGCCGCTCTCCGTGCGCGGCGGCGGGCCCGTGGCCATCACGGCGATCGGCAACCCGCCGACGCCCGTGCCGGCGGGTCGACGTCGCAGGTCGCTGCCCATCGTCGACATGAGCGTGGCGCTCGGCGAGCTGTCTCCCGAGAGCATGAACGCGCTCGCGTTCGCGCCCTCGGAGGAGCCGGCGCCCGCCTCGACGCGCCGCCCGCCCTCGTCGCGTCCGTCGGCGAAGTCCTCGCGTCCGCCCGCGTCCTCGTGGGCTGACAACCCGGACGCGCCGATGCGCGTCCTGCCGCCGGCGCCGCCGCCCGAGGACGAGGCCGAGGTCGGCCTGTCCTCCGACCGCGCGCCCGCGCTCTTCGACGAGCCCGCCCGCGATCTAGAAGACCTGCAGATCACGCCCCTGCCGCCGCCGCCCTCGTTCAACGACGAGCTGACGGACGCCGCCGCGCGTGGGGAGCTCGAGCTCGAGAACGAAGAGGACGAAGACGACGAGCTCGGCGACTTCGATCGAGGCGAGAGCTCGTTCGACTTCAACCGTATCCAGACGCGCCGGAGCTGGGTGCCGCCGAAGCGCCTCAGCATGCTGCCGCCGAAGGAGCTGGTGGTCAGCCCGGCCAAGCCCGGCGCGCAGCGCAACTCGATGTCCCAGCCGAAGGAGCGCGGCGTGGGCACGCTCCTCGGCGCCTCGATCGCGGCCGCGTTGCTCTCGGCGGCGGCCGCAGCCCTGAAGCCCATCCCGGTCCCCGGCACCATCGACGGGCGGCTCGGCCTCTTCCAGATCCTCACGGACAACCTGCTCAAGCAGGTGACGGGCTACGTGCTGGTCGCCCTGTGCGCGCTGAGCCTCGTGCTGTCGCTGCGCAAGCGCATCAAGCGCTTCACGTTCCTCGACGTGCCCATGTTCCGGAGCATCCACGGCGTCATCGGGGCGCTCACGCTCTTCGGCCTGGTGGCGCACACGGGGCTGCACCTCGGCACGCAGCTCAACTTCTGGCTCGCGATCGACTTCCTCGCCGTGACCGTGCTCGGCGCGGTGGCGGGCGTGGTGACCGCGATCTCGGGGCGGTGGAGCGCGGTGACGGCGCGCGATCGGCGCCTGGCCACCTCACGGCTGCACCTGTGGCTCTTCTTCCCGATGCCGGTGCTGGTCCTGCTTCACGTCCTGCAGGTCTACTACTACTGA
- a CDS encoding sensor histidine kinase, with protein MSGHRSKSSPPPGFAALVARLGHDLRGPLNVILGMSEMLVEDLDGGGPRETARSDLQSIRASGHKLYEIVEALVDLARIEAGDAPVAPVPAELGPILEELAMDLRSSGVRVKVALEGEPGPVPVDVKRFCRAAGGLLGALAERAGKTGLAVTVAQGSIAIRAGAEAERALGLCDEGGARGEDARILLARALCDRMEIAVNIETSPERGGVMVLLTLPG; from the coding sequence GTGTCTGGACACCGGAGCAAAAGCTCTCCGCCCCCCGGGTTCGCGGCGCTCGTCGCGCGGCTCGGCCACGACCTGCGCGGGCCGCTCAACGTCATCCTCGGCATGAGCGAGATGCTCGTCGAGGATCTCGACGGCGGGGGGCCGCGCGAGACCGCGCGCTCCGACCTGCAGAGCATCCGCGCGAGCGGCCACAAGCTTTACGAGATCGTGGAAGCTCTGGTCGACCTCGCCCGGATCGAGGCGGGCGACGCGCCCGTGGCCCCCGTACCCGCAGAGCTCGGCCCCATCCTGGAGGAGCTCGCGATGGACCTGCGGTCCTCGGGCGTCCGGGTGAAGGTCGCGCTCGAGGGCGAGCCCGGCCCCGTTCCCGTGGACGTCAAACGATTCTGCCGCGCGGCGGGCGGGCTGCTCGGCGCGCTGGCCGAGCGCGCGGGCAAGACGGGGCTCGCCGTGACGGTCGCGCAGGGCTCGATCGCGATCCGCGCCGGCGCCGAGGCCGAGAGGGCGCTCGGGCTCTGCGACGAGGGGGGCGCGCGGGGCGAGGACGCGCGGATCCTGCTCGCGCGGGCGCTTTGCGATCGCATGGAGATCGCGGTGAACATCGAGACGAGCCCCGAGCGCGGCGGCGTCATGGTCCTGCTCACGCTGCCGGGGTAG
- a CDS encoding response regulator — MARILIVDDDPVFGGLTERRLERAGYAVSLRGGPLGTLAELKKGSFDLLLLDLRMPALSGADIVRMVQSRSGVRSTRIVLYSSVDTDTLGSIARSLGVDGHASKSAPFTHLVGVIESVLARDAAAARLHGGERGAGAANPPR, encoded by the coding sequence ATGGCTCGTATTCTGATTGTCGACGACGATCCGGTGTTCGGCGGGTTGACGGAGCGGCGGCTCGAGCGCGCCGGGTATGCGGTGTCCTTGCGAGGGGGGCCGCTCGGCACGCTGGCGGAGCTCAAAAAGGGATCGTTCGATCTGCTCCTGCTCGACCTGCGCATGCCCGCGCTCAGCGGCGCCGATATCGTCCGCATGGTGCAGTCCCGCAGCGGCGTCCGCAGCACCAGGATCGTCCTGTACAGCAGCGTCGACACCGACACGCTCGGCTCGATCGCGCGATCGCTCGGGGTCGATGGCCACGCGTCCAAGTCCGCCCCGTTCACGCACCTGGTGGGCGTCATCGAATCGGTCCTCGCGCGCGACGCGGCCGCGGCGAGGTTGCATGGAGGAGAGCGTGGAGCAGGCGCGGCGAATCCTCCTCGTTGA
- a CDS encoding 5'-3' exonuclease: MQSGQPPRAADPSRPRVHLVDGTYELFRAFFAQPQRRAPDGREIGAVRGLLSTLIVLCREATHIGCATDSVVRSFRNDLYAGYKTGDGVAEELLSQFPLAEEIMRALGLVVWPMIDFEADDGLATAAARYADEAGQVLIASPDKDMAQCVDGTRIVMLDRKKDSVMDADGVRAKFGVPPASIPDWLGLVGDTADGFPGLPGWGERSAAAVLSVYGTIERIPHDASAWSVKVRGADRLARTLEERYEDALLFKRLATLRTDAPVAESLEDLRWKGARPELRDLCASLGITELVSRVTRWQA, translated from the coding sequence ATGCAGAGCGGACAGCCCCCCCGCGCGGCCGATCCCAGCCGGCCCCGCGTCCACCTCGTCGACGGCACCTACGAGCTGTTTCGCGCCTTCTTCGCGCAGCCGCAGCGCCGCGCCCCCGACGGCCGCGAGATCGGCGCCGTGCGAGGCTTGCTCTCCACGCTGATCGTCCTGTGCCGCGAGGCCACGCACATCGGCTGCGCGACCGACAGCGTCGTCCGTTCGTTCAGGAACGACCTGTACGCCGGGTACAAGACGGGCGACGGCGTGGCCGAGGAGCTGCTCTCGCAGTTCCCGCTCGCCGAGGAGATCATGCGCGCGCTCGGTCTCGTCGTCTGGCCGATGATCGACTTCGAGGCCGACGACGGGCTCGCCACGGCCGCGGCGCGCTACGCGGACGAGGCGGGGCAGGTGCTCATCGCCTCGCCCGACAAGGACATGGCCCAGTGCGTGGACGGCACGCGCATCGTCATGCTCGATCGCAAGAAGGACAGCGTGATGGACGCGGACGGGGTGCGCGCGAAGTTCGGCGTGCCGCCCGCCTCGATCCCGGACTGGCTCGGGCTCGTGGGCGACACCGCCGATGGCTTTCCAGGCCTGCCCGGCTGGGGCGAGCGCTCCGCGGCTGCGGTGCTCTCCGTGTACGGCACGATCGAGCGGATCCCGCACGACGCATCGGCCTGGTCGGTCAAGGTACGCGGCGCCGATCGTTTGGCCCGCACGCTCGAGGAGCGGTACGAGGACGCGCTCCTCTTCAAGCGCCTCGCCACGCTGCGCACCGACGCGCCCGTGGCCGAGTCGCTCGAAGATCTGCGGTGGAAAGGCGCTCGGCCCGAGCTGCGGGATCTTTGCGCGTCGCTCGGGATCACCGAGCTTGTCTCGCGCGTGACCCGCTGGCAGGCTTGA
- a CDS encoding response regulator has product MSADVLARRLARRGFAVDTAADGAEGVRMARVLRPAVVLMDLSLPVLDGLAAARALRDAPETRQIPIIMLTGHAKEDTAAATDGAAADAWEAKPVDFPRLLATIERLLGGAPSD; this is encoded by the coding sequence ATGAGCGCCGACGTGCTGGCCCGGCGCCTCGCGCGCCGCGGCTTCGCCGTCGATACGGCCGCCGACGGCGCCGAGGGCGTGCGCATGGCCCGCGTCCTTCGGCCCGCCGTCGTCCTCATGGATCTGTCGTTGCCCGTGCTCGACGGGCTGGCCGCCGCTCGCGCCCTGCGCGACGCGCCCGAGACCCGCCAGATACCCATCATCATGCTCACCGGCCACGCGAAGGAGGACACGGCCGCCGCGACCGACGGCGCCGCCGCGGACGCGTGGGAGGCGAAGCCCGTCGATTTTCCGCGGCTGCTCGCGACCATCGAGAGGCTCCTCGGCGGCGCCCCTTCGGATTGA